AAGGTGGGATGAAAGCAGTTCTCTAGGGATCCTGCAGAGATTAGCACTTACCCCTTTTGAATGTTTGCCTTCCAGTGGTCAGAGAGCCGTGTTCTGGTCCTGGCCCAATaaccagagcagtgctgagaagCGCCTTGCTGTGACGGGCTGCAATGATGGCCCTTTCTGCAAGACCCTCACCCTCCTCAGAGTCATAGGCAATGACACCGGGGACTACAAGTGCCTTTATGGAGACAGCCAGGCAGCTACAACCATTTATGTCTACGTTCAAGGTAAGTTCTCACGTGGCTTGTTTTATAAGCTCATTTTTTGACTGATTCCAAAAAGGGTGCTGCCATTGGGGGAGCTAGTGTTGCATGTCACTGCTTTCAACTGGTATTTCCTGTAATACTTATGCAAGAAAAGTCACACTGGGGTAAATCAGATTTGTGTCGGCACGCAGACTGTGGTGGCAGGAAGCTGTTCTCCAAAGTGTGTACTGCTGTCGATAAATGTTTTGAGAATAATGATACTGTCAACCTGGGGGGCTGTCAAAACATGTTCTTCCTTTTTAGTCTCATTGCTTAAGTGTTTAACCAagtagaaaagaacaaaactgacctaagaagaaataaatagggaaagataatttaaaaatgtttccttgGTAATCACACGACTAATTGTATCCACTTACCAACTGAATATTCTTCTAGATTATCGATCTCCATTTGTGACTTCAGTTGGTGATCAGCTTGGCATTGTGTACATCACTAAGAATAAAACTGTGGTAGTACCATGCCTTGGAACTGTGTCAAATCTCAATGTATCTCTGCATGCGGTAAGGAAAAAGCTTGTTATTATTTTGAGAGTTAATTGAAATCACTGTgatgtaaatattttgcatgaGGTATAAATGTGTTTCTTGAAAACATCTTTCCCTTGTTGGGAACTTTGCAGCCTTTGGTGAGTGCTGTGACTGTGTGTCACCATGGTCCTGTGCTTCGGAAGTGTGGGGTGATTGCTCACAAAAGGAGAAGTGCCTGAGCTGAGATGCTAAAACTGGCTTCTGGCTGATATGGAAGATGTTGCACTTGAAAATTCaaagttgtttgcttttgaaaccTGACGATGCATTTTGTCactatttcaaacagaaatatcCAGAAAAGGTATTTGTTCCTGATGGTAAATCCATTTCGtgggataataaaaaaggcttcaCTATACCCAGTCATCTAATCAACTACGCAGGCATGGTCTTCTGCGAAGCTAAAATAGATAATGAGAGCTACCAGTCTGTGATATACATAGTCGCAGTTGTAGGTAAGCCCAAGTTTTTTCTGTATAGCTGATGTTATTTTGCTTCTACAGTGTGCTGACACAATTATATTTGATTGGGCCGTAGGTTACTCAATACTGACGATGTAGCTAATGCAAAATGGATGTTGTTATAAGCGTTACTTTTCTGTTAAATACAATGTATTGTGTTCTTTCTAGTTGATCACTGGGTTAAAGGTTTCTATTTTTAGTTTAATATAGATGCCaggcatttttcttcccaacaaTGCAAGCCTTTCTTCCCCAGATCACTCCCTTCTGTACTTAATTTTCTTATCTAGGATCCAAGTCATTGTTGAAGGGAACTAGAGGCAGGCACCCATCAGCAGCAGATGGAAAGAAATTGCTCTGAGGTGTACTGAGGGAATGGGGGATCGGAAGGTCATATGAGGAGTTGGGTTGTCTTGTCTCACTTCAGACTGACATCCTCACAAGGGAATTTGTGCTCTCTTGGTCTATGCTGTCAGTTGTTCAGCAAAGTCCAGAAATGCTGTAGCGCTGTGTTGGGCAGCAGGATTTGTCCTTGTGCTGTTACAATGTGATGGCTGCTCATCGAATTTCTTCTCTCCTCATTTGGAGCTGTtccctttctgtgctgagatgCAGGACATATGTGCTCAGATTCAGTGCTGCGTTTGTGGGGGCTGCCTGGCTTCTAGCCACCTGGGGGTGAGTGGACCTCACTTGCCACTCCCTGGAAAAGACCACGTAGGTCACCATCTCCTGCCTGCACCCAACACCCGGGAGGATCTGAACAAGCACATACATCCTGTTGTGACACCGTCTTACATGGTTCTCACGTCACATGTGGGAAATGCTTGGGACTAGCAGATCCCCTTCCCTCCAGGCTCCTTTGCACGCTAGTCATCATGCTATGCTGGAGCATTGAGATGCCTCTTTGTAGCAGTGGGTTTGGTGGGAGTTTTCATGAATTCAGCTGGGGAAGTTGGTACCGAGTGCTGTAACCCAATGtgtgcctttttcttcctccaggtTATCGGATTTATGATCTAACAATGAACCCACACTACCAAGTTGAGCTGGCAGTAGGAGAAAAACTAGTTCTCAATTGTACTGTAAGGACAGAGCTGAACGTGGGAATTGATTTTAAGTGGGACTACCCTTCCATCAAGGTAAAATCATATTAAGTGAAAGGTGCAGCAGAATTTAGTTTTGTTACAGTGTTACTCTGCATTTAGGAATGTTCACAAGACAGCTGataatacagaaagaaaatgctagTATTTATGGGTGTGAGGAAGAATAAATTCAAATTCCCAAACATTTGTCTCTTCTATTGCAGGAAAAGCGTGCAACCATAAGAGATTTAAAAACCACTGCAGGAGAAATAAAGACGTTTGTAAGCACTCTTACCATTGACAGTGTGAACTTAAATGACAAAGGTCGATACACGTGTGCAGCATCCAGTGGTCGCATGAACATGAAGAACAGCAGCTACTTCATAATCCATGGTACAGGATCTTCCACTTCAGTTCTGTTGGTTGTTCTGGCTTTGGGGTGGGTAAATGGGACACAGGAGGCATCATGGTAATGAACTGAATGATGGAAATGAACCaaagtgcagctgcagctgctctcttGCACCCATTACCATGTTCTTGAGTAGTTTTGTACCACATGCTTATCTagtatgtttttaaagaataattaattGTTACTGAAAGCTGTAAAATCCCATAGGAAAATGGATACTTAACTAAGGTAAACCCCTTGTGCTCTTCTGTGTAGGACCTCGAGGTCCTACAAAGCTGGCTTTGCACAGATGACGTTGTGTAAGAGCTACCTGTTCTCATGCCAGGTGAATGTAAGTGAGGTTCTGGTGGCTCTGTAGGACAAGATTCTAGGTCAGCTTAAATGAAGCTAGGCAAAGAAAACTTTTGGCTTCCAAGTTATGAGGAACTGAATCAAAGTGGTCTGGTCATACAGATACAATGCAAATGAAACAACTTTGACTACCTGTATAGATAAGTATGAGGCCACAATCTTACAGCCTTTTTTTCAAGCCCCTCTTGAGCACAGCCATAGTGACTCCACTGGCTtacttctagaaaaaaaagaaattgtcagCATGAGAATGGCCCTTTTTTATCACTCAGTCAAACAAAGGACTTTGTATCTCAAAGGAGGCTGGTTTTCCtgtattctgttttcagaggccatacaaatatataaacatTCAAAATTACTCTGTAGCGTAGTGCTTCAAGATACTCTTAACTTTCTCTTagattttttctatttctcttgaGGAGCCAAAACCGGATCATTTGTTATTCTGAGCACAGTAGATACCAAATTGATAAAGTCTTAGCCAAGAAGCTTGTTGCTGTTTTAGTCTGAATGCAAATTTAAAGTAGTAAAGCATTTCATAGTATTCTGCAACTGCAGAGTTTCAAGTAGATAAATTCAGCTTCTTCTCAAGTGTGTAATGATGACATTGTAGTTTTAAACACTCTTTTTTCCTAGAATGAGTCCGTCAAGCCAGTTTTACACTATATATATAGAAATACTGAGAAGGCTAAAAAGGGGATGCTATGCAGCTGAGGACTGCCCAGAATTGCTCCTTTTGCAACATCACAGTGGCTCAATAGACCACGGGGTCTGAACGTTGGCATGCTGAGGTCCCTTTGGTCTCTGCTTCTCCAAGCTCCCTGGGAGGAAACTGGTCAATTCCTCTGTGCAAGGGAAAGGACttggtttttgttcttcttcagaatTTAGAGATTACTGTGCTTTTACAGTGCCTTCCTGCCACCAGCCTCTGGTCATTTGGAGTTAGATGTTAACCCAAGCAGAGACCACTGACAACTTTTGCCTCTGCAGAAAAACCtctgtattttttatctttttttttttttttttttttttgcagaaagtCCTTTTATTCATCTAGAGAAAATGGAGAATGTGGTTGAGATGAAGTTAGGCGATACAGTCAGTATTCCTGTGAAGTTTAAAGGATATCCTTCTCCTGAGGCAAAATGGTAAGAATCTAGACAAAATGAGTTTGAAAAGCTGAGCTATGGTTGGTTGAGGCAAATCTCTAAAGTATTCAgagcactgtttttttctgtaggtacaaaaatggaaaagtcaTGAATGCAAATCATACAATTAAGCTTGGCTACACATTAGTAATCACTGAAGCAACTGAGAAGGATGCTGGGAATTACACTGTTGTCCTTACGAACCCTACCAACAAGATGCAGAGGAGGCATACATTCACCCTGCTTGTGAATGGTAAGTGATGTGCAGGGATTCCACCCTGCCATGTGTAGACATCATGTGTTACTGTTCTTCAGATTAATTTCACATCTGAGCTATGAAGCCTTAAACAGGGGTGGGGGCTTAGATCAGAGCACTTTATGCTTAGCTGGGGTGATGCAAGGCTGGGCTGTCTCTCTTGGGCCCTGCCCCAGGATGTTCTGGTAGAGGCTCCTGTTGTTGTTGTGGCGCTACATGGTgggtgtgtttttgttttctgcgTATTATTTCTTTGCCTGTGTGTCCTGTCCTTTTCCTGTCCTCCTTGCTCCCCGGTGCCTCCCCCACTCCGCTCCATCCTGACCCTGGTCTGCCTCGCCCATCCTTCCTCCTCTATGCCAGCTGTCCCTCATCttctgccctgccctgcacagccgccctcctcctcttcctcccctctgctTCCCAGGAAACAGCCTTTCTCCTGTGCTTTGAAAACAGCAGGTCTTGGAAAGGGCAGCGAGGTTAAATTCTGGAGTGTAACAAACATTTAATAGCTGGGGATAGGGGCAAGACCTCAAGGGCCACCTTCTGAGCGTAGTGAAGGGAGATCTCAATGGAGATAATGAGCATTGCATCTTGAGATCCTGATCCTCAAGGCATTGGGCAGGTTCAACACTTTCCAGTGCATATTGTTCCTTGgagatgctctgctctgcactcagATGTCCCCAGCTTCTATAGGGACAAAGTGACATGGGGTGTGTGTACAGAGTGCCATTGGGAAGCCTTGAGGGAGGTGTAATATCTTGCTCTCTCCTCCAGTACCCCCCCAGATTGGTGAGAACGCGCTGATGGCCCCTGTTGACTCCTACAAGTATGGCTCAACGCAGGCACTCACCTGCACCATCTATGCCGTCCCACCgcctgctgctgtcctgtggTACTGGCAGCTGGAGGAAGAGTGCACCTTCAGCCCCCAGTGAGTAGCAGTGGTGGGGCCGGATGCTCATCGTGGTGTTGCTTTGTGTCTGGGCTTTGAGGTGAGCTCAGCTGAGCTGGGCTGGTGGTTTGGGGCCTCACTATGCTATGCGTGCTGGACAGAGAGTGGTGGACACTGAAGGGTTCCACTCTAGGATTTGGTTTTGCTCCCTCTTAAGTCATGAGAGAGCTTCTGCTGATGGCACCTGTAGGCCTCAAAATGACTTCAGTTGCCAACAAAGAAGATTGTTGTACTCAGTAGGCACTCAGGCTCTGCTGACTCATGGGCAGGGAGTTGAGAGACAAGGGCCACCTGTGGTGAAGAGCTGTCAATGCTGGCTTGTTACCTTCAAGCCTTCCTCAAGGGCATCTTGACCCATGATGGGTTTCAAACACAGCTATTTTTGTGCCCCCCACCCCTGTCAGCTCTCCCATTGGGCTCAGTCCCAAACACAGGAAACTTGCTGTTTATGCTAATTGCAGACCtttgtggttgttgtttttttctccttgtgctCAAGTGCTGAGTGTGACAGTGCACTTTATCTGTGTGAAAGTGTATCTCAAAGGAAGTGCACTGATTGATGTTGGGGAAAGATAGAGAGAGTGCCTGACTGAGATTCACGCAGCTTCCCTTATCTGGGCCTGCCACAAGCCcagatttcctttaaaaaaaaaaaaaaaagtcaaggaaaaaaaaaagcattcttctttcctgttgttgtttttaaagtgatttCCACAAGTTTCTTCCTTTGGTGCCTGGTTGCTTCCTACACAATGGCCACTGTCCTCAAGAAATTCTTGTAGGGAGTTCAGTGATTTCTATGTCTCTCTGTCTTCCTTTGAACTAAATTAACTCGAATCTTGCATTTATGAATGGAGGTTTGTTCCCAGAATAGCCACTTCCCTCCAAGCATCCTGATGGAGCTGACACAGGCAGATTAATTAGGGAATTCACCTTTCAGCTTGGGGGCTTGTTATTTTACAAAGCACAAAGGTTTCAGAAGGTTAAGGGGTTCaatttaatagaaatatttcaagaaacATACTTTTTCCCTCCGAAATGTAGGCTGTAGCCAGTGATCCATGTGGTTTGTTGATTGGCATCTTCAtgttacagagaaaacagaaaaacacactaGGAAGGGGCTAATGTTTCCTGTGGGCTAAtacatctcttttcttcttgtttcagaAAAGTTCGCCTGGGAGCCAGTCCATATGCATGCAGAAAATGGAAAGTGATCTCAGAGAGAAAGGGTGGGAATCAGGTTGAAATCAAACAGCGAGTTGTTACTATTGCTGGGAAAACAAAGgtgagcagatttttttttctgttggttgGGAATGACTAGCCCTGCTCAGCAGTCCACATATCAGAAGTATATCACTAGAGATGAGAGTCTTAACCTAGTGTTAAACTGGAGGATCTGGTCTCTTGTCATATAAACTCCTATTGAAGCTAATAGGTAGAGATGGACACTTGTGTCTTTAGACAATCTCCCCAAAGTGAATCTTCATTGTGAAGCTTGCTTACATTTCATTACTTCTCTTTTAGGGGTATGAATTAGGTGAGTTAATTTTGTCAGTTAACAAAGAAAAGCTAGGaaaactgaagagcagaaaagcagtggGTCTGGTATTTATGGGCATGAACACCGTAgcctgctttttgttgttttcttttatctgatTGTCATGCACTTATGCAGTAAGGGACTGAATAGCCACTATGCTATGGAGGGTGTTTTAGTTTGCATAGCAATTTGCTGAGCTGTTGTGGTGGTCAGACTCATGCAGGAACCTTAACACTGATGTGGTATGaaatttcttgtttgttctcttGTAGACTGTGAGCACCCTTGTGATTCAAGCAGCAAATGTATCTGCTTTGTACAGATGTATGGCTACTAACAGAGCTGGATCAAGTGAAAGAGTTATCTCCTTTCACGTGACCAGTAAGTATACCTTTCTGAGGAGTCATGTTGAATTAatgttgttttgtatttctcacTACTTAGATGTGCTTCTGCACTATTATCTGATTCCTGTCTTTCATAAATCCTTTAATCTTACTGAAGGTTTTCCTAAAGCGGTTTTTAAAGTCACCAACTAACTTCAACCAAGACATTAGTTCTGCTGGCGTCAGTGGACTGGGTCCCatgaaaataatacaaagtGGGCACTAATATCCAGAGAGTGATTGCTGCTGGCTTTTTGCAGTCTTTTGGAAGAGTTAGAGAGAAATTTGTGTAGTTTGACAAAAGGAGTAATATAATATCATATTACAAAAGCTAAGGctaacattttcaaaactgatGGCAAAGAGCTTCTGTCTTTTTGAAAATTTGTTCCCATATTCGtgtgaaataatatttaaatccATATCAAAAAAGAAGCTATAAGATAATGCTAAGAATCATCATTGCTTGCCGGAAGTTTCTGTAGGAAGAGGAATTATATTAATTAGACAAGCCTGTCTTTAATCCATATAAATACATTGCTTTTAATGAGATTGTGCTCCTTACCTAAGTGATTAATTGATTTTTCAGTGATTGTTCATTTAGTTAATAATAGACAAGATGAGGATAATGCTATGTTTGTAAAAAGGCTTTTCAGGTTCATTTGACAGCAAAATATACAACCCGATaggaatttatttcctttttatttttcttaatgtgcAGGAGGTCTTGAAATTAATCTCCAGCCTCGGAATCAACTGACAGAGAAGGATAACACGTCCTTACAGTGCACAGCTGATAAATTCACATTTGAGAAGCTATCGTGGTACAAACTCAGTGCTCACACCTCACAGACACCCTTTGGAGGGCTGCCCATGCCCGTTTGCAAGAACCTTGATGCTCTTCAGAAGCTGAATGCAACTATTTCAAATACCAACGGTGAAAATGTCACCTTAGAACTCATCCTCCGTAACATCTCCCTCCAGGATGGAGGTGACTATGTTTGCATTGCTCAGGACAAAAAGgctaaaacacagcactgcctggtgAAGCACCTCACTGTTCAAGGTATGGATCTCTTGCTGTGAGCTATGATGAGgggctgcagaagaaaacaactccAAGAGCACAAGGTTTTGGTGTCTGCCTGCCTTGTATATGTGCGTTCAATTTATTAAGTAGATTTAGACTATCTGTTGTAAACAAAGGGCATGTTAGTTGGAGATGCTGATATCTGCTGAATGCAGGTCTGAGTCTTATCCAGATAGAAAGGACTGACCACTTCATCTGTACAAGTGAGGAAAACACTGACTGTAGCACTGAGCTCTTGCAAGGTgataaattttgcttttgcacAAATGATGACATGTATTTAGTTTAATAACTTCTCAGTTTTACTTTTCCCAACACTTTTTTCTCTACAGTTATAAGTGCCTGTGTGTATTTATGGCATTAGTGCTACTGCGTTTTGTCACTGAATCTTGGGTCGGAAGTAGCGTCTATAATTTAAAACTGTCATGAAATAACACTGGAATTCAGGTGCAAGCAATAAAAGCTAGTAATCAATTAGCTTTTCACACAAATAATGATGACTTTGTTTCAGGGCCTAGATGTCTGGTCTCATTAAGCAGCTGTGGCGTTGATTCAGGAAAATACCTACATATGTTTATTGGCTGTCTTAAATGAATGCCTGATGGACAGACAATGTCAGCATTCTCATAATGAGCCAGACACAGAAGTGGGAGGGAAGCAATTTCTCACCTATCCCTCTTTGCATTGCAGCCCAAGTAGTTACAAATTAAATGATCTAAAGCTGCTAAAATTTTCTTAGATACTATGATCGTTTTGCATCATGTGGAAGCTTAACTATGATTTTAATTTGAACTCTGCAGCTAttgattttattgaaaaaattGAGACTTCATTTCTAAGTCAAATGTGTAGAGCATCATCAACAGCTGTTTCTGCAAAAATAGAtgcttttttaaactttcaCTGATCTAATCTTGTTTCCATACCAACAGAGCCCATGGCACCCACACTTGTGGGAAATTTGGAAAATCAAACAACAAACATTGGTGAAACCATAGAAGTGTCATGCACAGTAAATGGCATTCCTCCTCCAAACATCACATGGTTTAAAAATagtgaaatgctttttgaagATTCAGGTGAGgaacttttcttttgttatggATTTTCTGTCACTCGGGAGCTTTGATTCCTAGGGTtaacttttaattttcatttcagaaagcttcaTTTTGCGTTGTTATCACAAACCAAcataaaaacaaccaaattaagtatgatcttttttttttcctaggtaTTGTTTTGAAAGATGGGAACAAAACACTAACAATACGTAGAGTGAGGAAAGAAGATGGTGGGCTGTACACCTGCCTTGCCTGCAATGTTCTTGGATGCAAAAAAGcagaggcttttttttcagtgcaaggtcagtatctgtttattttcagtttgtgcaTGAACTTGTTATGATcactgaaataggaaaaaggGTGAAGTCTTTGTGCACTCTATTGTGTCTGCTGTCCCATTTCACTGATAGGAACAGGTAGTGTTTTTGGGTTAGGAAACTCCAGGCTTCGTCCACCAAGATCTGAAAGTGTTTGTGAGGCCCATTTCTCATTTGCATCAGTCCTACTGTAGCCCACCAAAATGCAGCTTGCAATAGGAAATAATAAAACCTAACAAGAGGTTAGTCTCCAGTTTGAGTAACTGGAACTATGATGGACTTTGCACCAAGGGTTAGGATTCTGCAAGTAGAAACCTTCAAGTAAAAAACTCATTGTTTTTGATACTGGTATATTTATGAAAAGTAGTTACTGAATAATTCACTAATCTCTGTCTTATAAGTTAGGATGATTGTCTTCCTATTACGTTAAGGTAATTAAAGCACTATCCTGTATTTTCATAGCTCTCGTTAAGATATTAAGATGAATTAAGGGCAATAACATTTATGTGGGATGTTATCTGCAGATGTTAATTTCAGCTGAATTGGTAAATGTAGCTGGGGCATGATTTAAAGGTCTGTAAAAGTTGGAAATCTGTGTATTGCAGTATTGCATACTGTTTCTCTTCAAGTAATGTATAGTGCAGTTGGGATCATGAGGTGAAGTGTGCTACTGTGTAGGAAAATGAGTGTGGTGCAAGGCGTGACACACAAGACCATGATGTGTGGAATGAGTGCTGGAGAAAAGAGAGCTACTGCTGTACATAATCAGATATTCAAGTATTGTTATAAGTCCTCATTTTCATGTGTTGCTGTAGAACCTCATTTTTTATGACCCAGCTGAAGCATGTCTAGAGACAAGAGAGAGAGTGCTCCCTAGGTCATTCTCAGtactttatttactttttcttaacACAGAATTTTTCATTCGGGGTATTCTGAAAcaaccatttatttttaaaatatgaagttttGCTTTATATTGGTTGCTAAATATCCAGATTCTGCCCATGGAACAAAGCTGGTGCTAAGAAATCGTGTGGTGTTTAAAACCACACTGAAATAAGCATAATATTCTAACATTAAACCcaagctttttgtttcattttgctttcgTTCCCTTGCTCCAtgttgtgcttttaaaatgaaccTTTAGAACAAGAACctccattctgtgatttaatgaATGAACAAAACCAATACACTTCCAGCTATCACTCagatattcatttatttcttcccaggcgctgaagagaaaacaaatctggAGCTCATTATCCTTGTTGGCACTGCAGTCATTGCCATGTTCTTCTGGTTGCTTCTTGTAATCATCCTTCGGACCGTTAAGCGGGTAATGAAAAAATTCTTGTACTGTCCTATCAGCACTGGTCTTGCATGACAAATGAAAGCTGACTTGAATCcttttgtgctgtttctttccATTGTTCTTAAATCAAcagacacatttttttctctccatgctGTAACATTCTTGCCTGGAACTGAGGGcacagaaatttgtttttaattgaacaggccttcatgagaaaaaaagttcttcagctgtttttgtttattaaaaaaaaaaagtgcagtaaTTAATGATGATCAAACTCCCAATGACATTGTGTAGGGGAATGGTAGCCAGGCATTTCTGGGAAACAGCAGAACACTTCAGAGTGACAAACTGGTACTTTGCACATCTCCACCaaaaaacctatgcatttaacAACTAATGCCATTTTCCAGGCCAATGGAGGTGACATGAAGACTGGGTACTTGTCAATCATCATGGATCCTGATGAAGTCCCCATAGATGAGCACTGCGAGCGGCTTCCATATGATGCCAGCAAGTGGGAGTTTCCCAGAGACCGACTGAAACTAGGTGTGTTTTCCCTGCACTGGCCATTATGTGaccctgcagccagccctgctccaggaGCGGCTTCAGAGTGGGTGGTGGGACTGCCCTGatgcacagccagcaggagcagggagcgCTCCAGGGTCCCATAGGATATAATACGGCCTCTCCCCACTGTCAGTCCTCTGTTAATTTCTCATTTACAAGTTCAGTTTGCCATTTATTCTGTATCTTTTGACCACTGGACCAGGCAAATGAATCAGTCTGTTCTTCTCACTTCAAGGTAAACCTCTTGGGCGTGGAGCTTTTGGCCAAGTCATAGAAGCTGATGCCTTTGGGATTGACAAAACTGCTACCTGCAGAACTGTGGCAGTCAAAATGCTTAAAGGTAAAAAAGATGACTAAGACTTCACCTTGAATGCTGAATATATGGGTATTGCCAATCCTG
The Lagopus muta isolate bLagMut1 chromosome 4, bLagMut1 primary, whole genome shotgun sequence genome window above contains:
- the KDR gene encoding vascular endothelial growth factor receptor 2 — protein: MELGSLRVLTVLLCLTPVFAGLFISMDQPTLSIQKSVLTITTNDTLNITCSGQRAVFWSWPNNQSSAEKRLAVTGCNDGPFCKTLTLLRVIGNDTGDYKCLYGDSQAATTIYVYVQDYRSPFVTSVGDQLGIVYITKNKTVVVPCLGTVSNLNVSLHAKYPEKVFVPDGKSISWDNKKGFTIPSHLINYAGMVFCEAKIDNESYQSVIYIVAVVGYRIYDLTMNPHYQVELAVGEKLVLNCTVRTELNVGIDFKWDYPSIKEKRATIRDLKTTAGEIKTFVSTLTIDSVNLNDKGRYTCAASSGRMNMKNSSYFIIHESPFIHLEKMENVVEMKLGDTVSIPVKFKGYPSPEAKWYKNGKVMNANHTIKLGYTLVITEATEKDAGNYTVVLTNPTNKMQRRHTFTLLVNVPPQIGENALMAPVDSYKYGSTQALTCTIYAVPPPAAVLWYWQLEEECTFSPQKVRLGASPYACRKWKVISERKGGNQVEIKQRVVTIAGKTKTVSTLVIQAANVSALYRCMATNRAGSSERVISFHVTRGLEINLQPRNQLTEKDNTSLQCTADKFTFEKLSWYKLSAHTSQTPFGGLPMPVCKNLDALQKLNATISNTNGENVTLELILRNISLQDGGDYVCIAQDKKAKTQHCLVKHLTVQEPMAPTLVGNLENQTTNIGETIEVSCTVNGIPPPNITWFKNSEMLFEDSGIVLKDGNKTLTIRRVRKEDGGLYTCLACNVLGCKKAEAFFSVQGAEEKTNLELIILVGTAVIAMFFWLLLVIILRTVKRANGGDMKTGYLSIIMDPDEVPIDEHCERLPYDASKWEFPRDRLKLGKPLGRGAFGQVIEADAFGIDKTATCRTVAVKMLKEGATHSEHRALMSELKILIHIGHHLNVVNLLGACTKPGGPLMVIVEYCKFGNLSAYLRSKRGEFVPYKTKSARFRQGKENYIGDISTDLKQRLDSITSSQSSASSGFVEERSLSDVEEEDAGSEDLCKNPLTMEDLICYSFQVARGMEFLASRKCIHRDLAARNILLSDNNVVKICDFGLARDIYKDPDYVRKGDARLPLKWMAPETIFDRVYTIQSDVWSFGVLLWEIFSLGASPYPGVKIDEEFCRRLKEGTRMRAPDYTTPEMYQTMLDCWHGDPKQRPTFSELVEHLGNLLQANVRQDGKDYVVLPLSVSLNMEEDSGLSLPTSPASCKEEEEVCDPKFHYDNTAGISQYRQGSKRKSRPVSVKTFEDIPLVTTVKVVQEENQTDSGMVLASEELKTLEEQDKQVKIPFSTLAPSKSNESVMSEASNQTSGYQSGYHSDDMDTMVCSSEDTELLCAQEASPVLPRAHGLAYDSPAPMASPPL